actatactccctccgattcatattaattgtcgctgatttagtaccatATTAATTATTGTTGATTTAGTACCATATtagttgtcgctgatttagtacaaagttgtacagtACCAAATCAGCGGCAATTGATATGGATCGGAGAGAGTAACATATTTCTTTGCTGTATATATGAAAAGTGCGTACATGCAAATTATTCTTCTTTTTTTGGAGAAAAGCTATTGATGATTTCTTGTATTTGCATATGAGATCAAAATTTTACAAGAATATCTTCATCTGATTGTTCTGTTCAAATACCCCCTCTTACAGAGATCTTGGTAATTTGAACTTATCTGGTCATCTGGTGCCCGAGCTTGGTAAATTGGAGCATTTGCAATACCTGTAAGTTCTTCTTTCACGTGATTTGGTTCTTATTGCTAGTTTCTCTCAGTAGTAAGCTCAAACCTACTGTACTACTTTTGTTCACAACTGTTTACACATAAGTTCCATCATCTGCAAAATATGTTATATCCATTGAAGTAGATGATGTGTTCCATGTAAGTTGCAATTTGCAAAACATCAACTTAGTGCTGATTGATTTGTTATTTGGTCTGAGATGTGGCTCTTGTAACTACCAAATCATGTGCGCTTCTCCATAGATGGGATATATCCTACAAGAGACAGTTTTAACCTGCATCATGTGATTTAGAATGGCATATGTTCCAGCCTCCAGGTGTAAATTTGTTTGAACTTCCAACTTATAATTTAGATTGGTTCTTTTTTCAGTTTAAATCCTATGTATTAAGCCGTTTCACATAATATAGTAGCTTTACAGTACTACAACCTATGCTAATTAAGCTAATGGAATCCTGAGTTTGTAGCGGAACTTGAAAGCAAAAATGAATATTAGGGACATGGATTAACCTGCTATGATGATAAAGAGATCTTAAAGATATTCAGATATAAAAGGAGCTAACCAAGGCTTCCATTATAGTATTATACAACCATCACATGTCTTCTTAGGTTAAACAAGTAGATATGATGCTATTTTCTGTCCTTCATCGATGTCCTCCAGAACCTTTTCAGTACGTTGTGTAACTGAATACCTAATGCACATTATCCTATTTTCAACTGCTGTGTGGGATTCATTTCCATTGTTGTTGTTGGTGCATTTTGTTTATGTTCTATTTCTTTAGAGTTTGTTTTGATGATGTTTAGGCCTGATGTATCAAAATTCCTGTTTAGTGTTCAATATTACTGATTATTCATCTCAATGCAAAGAAGTTGTATTGACTATTAGTGTTGCAACAGGGAACTTTACAAAAATAATATTGAAGGAACGATCCCGTCGGAACTTGGTGATTTGAAGAACCTAATTAGCTTGGACTTGTACAAGAACAATGTTTCAGGGACTATACCTCCAACACTTGGGAAGTTAAAGTCCCTTGTATTCTTGTAAGTTTCATGCCTTGAAATACTCTCTACATATGAAATAGTTATCACATATTAGCAACTGAATGCGGATTTATTGCTGATTATGCTGAAGATGAACATTCTGTATTGTTCTAATGGTGCCGGGTTGTGCTAGGATATCCGTTTGTAGGTGCTATGTACAGATGTAATACTATAGTTCTGTATTTTATGCTTAACATACGGTTGTGCTTTTATAGGCGGCTCAACGGCAATCGTTTGACTGGACCAATTCCAAGGGAGCTGGCTGGAATATCTAGCCTCAAAGTTGTGTAAGTACAGTTTCACTTCCAATGCCGAGTGCAGTTGGCTCCACGTGAATTTGCCTTGTGATAATTTTGGCTTCATTGTTTTACAGTGATGTTTCTGGTAATAATCTGTGTGGAACAATTCCCACGACTGGACCATTTGAGCACATTCCTCTCAGCAAGTAAGTCTGCTTGCCTTTTTTAATGTGCTGCGACATGGAGATTTTCAAGATATGCCCATAATAGAAGTTTCAAACTAATGAGAACTTCAAAGAATATAAGAGATTCTGCCTTTAATTTTAGGATGTGTGTCTCTTAACCAATACTTGTGAAAGCAAATTAAATCACTCCTGTGATTATTTGACCGGCCAATATGTGGATCCTAAAATCACATGCATTTTCTCGTCGGCTCCTCACACTTCTTTAGTTACACATCTATGTTTGGATGCTTCTttatttgcaaaattaatttggctGACTGTTTCCGTGATAAGGTGggtatttctttctttttttgtgggTTGGGTAGTCACTGTTTCTGATATGGAAGGGTATAATCTTATCATTCTGGAAGGGCATCATCCAAACGCTTGAGTGCAG
The Triticum dicoccoides isolate Atlit2015 ecotype Zavitan chromosome 3A, WEW_v2.0, whole genome shotgun sequence genome window above contains:
- the LOC119269337 gene encoding leucine-rich repeat protein 1, which produces MAAGALGLALVAALAVALAGANSEGDALSALRRSLRDPGGVLQSWDPTLVNPCTWFHVTCDRDNRVTRLDLGNLNLSGHLVPELGKLEHLQYLELYKNNIEGTIPSELGDLKNLISLDLYKNNVSGTIPPTLGKLKSLVFLRLNGNRLTGPIPRELAGISSLKVVDVSGNNLCGTIPTTGPFEHIPLSNFERNPRLEGPELQGLAVYETNC